The following DNA comes from Pseudomonas marginalis.
CACTTCATGCACATGGCTGTGCCAAAGCGCCTTTTCAGGGGTAGGCAGTGTGGTGAATAACTGCTCGCTGATGATGTATTCCACGCCCATCAACTTTGCATCCTTGCGATTGCCGTCGTAGATCACGCATTGAATCACCTCTTCATTGAGAATCGCGCAGTAGTGATGCGCTTCCATCTGCACCTCAGGATGGCCGTTATAAAAGTGAAAACCGTCCAGATAGGCGTTCAATGCATCAACAGGCAGACGAGATTGGAGCAGGGCTGCCCCGGCTTCCAGTGTTCGGGTAGATGGAGCAGTGGGTTTACCGGGTGCCCCCACGTTCGAGGGAGAATCATTGCCAGCGCAGGCGCTTAACAGGGTAAAGGTTGCCGCCAAGGAGCATGACTTGGCCATTCTGGCTGTTTTGGTAATCATTGTCGTAGGTTCCATCCTCTTGCCTTCTCTCAAGCGAAATTTGGGAAAGTCAGGTTCAACTCTGTAGACGTTGGAAAACCTGACGCCGTGCACGTTCAAAACACTTTCGCTTGAACATTGATTGATTTGAAAGGTCGTTTTTTGGAACAGGGTAATAGCGCAATCGCTCGCGCGCAGGAGCACTTATCATGTTTGTCGCCGCTTCTATCGTGGAGTACCTCAAAGGCAATCGACTGGTTATTACGACGGCCGAATCTTGTACCGCGGGAAAAATTATCACTTTGCTTTCGGAGGTCGACGGAGGTGGGTCATGTATTGAGAGTGGTTATGTCGTCTATTCGCCAGAAGCGAAACAGCGGCTATTAAAAGTACGCGCATACACCATAAATACCTTTAATCTCACGAGTTGTGAGGTTGCTCGGGAGATGGTTCTCGGGGCACTGGACGACAGTCCGGCAAATGTAGCCATCGCGACCACGGGCATACTGGGTCCGGATGTGATCGATGGGATACCTCCTGGAACTGTTTGTTTTGCCTGGGCCTATCGAATAGGGCGGAGTCTGAGCGTGTTCAGTCGAAAGGAACGGTTCATGGGCTCGCGCCAAGAGGTCCAATTGGCGGCATCCCTCCATGCCCTGAAATCATTGCCGCATTTTCACCAGCTAGCGATGGCGGGTGAGGGCGCTTAGCGATCTCTGACCCACAGCCTGCGAAAGGCACCTTGATCGCCCGTTACTGGCCCCTCATCAGGAAATGGTAGCTGTTCGATATTCCTCAACTGTGCCGGGGTGGGCGCCTCGCGGCAAATATCCCCATGCTGGCCTGGCGGATAGGCGCCTACTACGAGAAAGTCTTTACTGGCGCTCAGGCTGCAATGCCCGGTGCCTGCCGGCAACAGCAACACATCGCCTGTACTCACGTTCAGAACCTGACCGTGCTCGCCACCCAGCATCAGCTGAGCATCGCCGCTTGCGACACCCAGCACT
Coding sequences within:
- a CDS encoding OBAP family protein; this encodes MITKTARMAKSCSLAATFTLLSACAGNDSPSNVGAPGKPTAPSTRTLEAGAALLQSRLPVDALNAYLDGFHFYNGHPEVQMEAHHYCAILNEEVIQCVIYDGNRKDAKLMGVEYIISEQLFTTLPTPEKALWHSHVHEVKSGQLVAPGIPEGAEHALMEKLVHTYGKTWHTWHTDLNKRLPLGAPQLMMGFTTDGQADPRMVAERDKRMGIDSTEKKKTRIDIVAPPIAPGADAWQQGTVIQITDPTVTAHQH
- a CDS encoding cupin, giving the protein MNGFENGTAAPIPLMFKRGDTVPNNPDLPVLFYSEALPKPFDDPAALFEAMFASQGWPPQWRDGIYSYHHYHTQGHEVLGVASGDAQLMLGGEHGQVLNVSTGDVLLLPAGTGHCSLSASKDFLVVGAYPPGQHGDICREAPTPAQLRNIEQLPFPDEGPVTGDQGAFRRLWVRDR
- a CDS encoding CinA family protein; the protein is MFVAASIVEYLKGNRLVITTAESCTAGKIITLLSEVDGGGSCIESGYVVYSPEAKQRLLKVRAYTINTFNLTSCEVAREMVLGALDDSPANVAIATTGILGPDVIDGIPPGTVCFAWAYRIGRSLSVFSRKERFMGSRQEVQLAASLHALKSLPHFHQLAMAGEGA